TGCGCAGGAACTCGCGACACGCCCCGAGCGCCGAGGGTATGTCGGGGAACAGCAGCCCCCGGTCCACGGCGACGTCGGGGCGCGGCCAGATGCGCAGCGTCGCCGACGTGATGATGCCGGTGGTCCCCTCACCGCCGAGGAACAGACGGACCAGGTCGGGTCCGGCCGCGGACTGCGGACGCGGGGCGTACGTCACCACCGTGCCGTCCGCGAGCACGACCTCGAGACCGACGACCGTTTCCTCGAGCTTGCCGTAGAACGATGACGCCTGACCTGCCGAACGGACCGCGAGGAACCCCCCGATGGTCGAGGCCTGGATCGACGACGGGAAGTGCCCCAGCGTCCACCCCCGGTGGGCCAGGTGGTCCTCCAGCGCCTGACCGGTCACACCCGGCTCCACCGTGACAGTCCCGCTGACCTCGTCGAGTTCACCGATGCGGTTGAGGCCCTTCAGGTCGATGGTGACCGCCCCAGGGACCGGCATGGCACCCCCGCACACTCCGGTACCAGCGCCGTAGGGCACCACGCCGATGCCGTGCTCGGTGGACCACCGCAGGGTCGTGACGACCTCGTCCCGTGTACGCGGACGGACGACCGCCTCGGGTTCCGGCAACGTCGTGCCGGCGCGGCGCTGCATGATCGGGCGCGGCCACCAGTCGTGAGCGTGCAGGGACCGGACGGTGGCATCGGTGGACACGCGGTCCGAAGCGAGCCGCGCTCGTAGGTCGTCGAGGAGGGAAGCGTCCACAGCGCGAGCCTACTGGCGGCGCGTCACGCCTCGACGATGCCCCGCCGCAGCGCATCGACGGCGTGGCGTGCTCGGGTGGACGTCTCCTCGGTCGTGACGTCACGCAGCTGGCCCACGAGGTCCGCGACCTGCTTGGTCACCCGCACGAAGTCACCGCCGGACAGCTCGAGTGAGCCCAGCGCGTCATCCAGACCCGCCCCGTTCGCCCACCGGTACGCCGGGGCGACGAACCCCGCGTCCAGGTCGCGCAGCGGTTCGAGATCGGCCTGCCGCTCCCGGCGACGCAGGTGATCCGCGAGACCCTCGATCTCGTTCAGGGCGGAGCTCAGACCGGCCGTCGGGATCTCGGGATCGGGGGTGGCCTCGCCGCCACGCGGCTCGTAGGCGAAGAACGCTGCCACACCGGCCAGCTCCGCCGCACCGAGGCCGTCCAGGACCCCACGCCGGACGCTCTCGGCGATGCAGAGGTCCGCCTCCGCGTAGATCCCGGCGAGGGTCGTCCCCACCTCGGTCGGCTGCTCGTCCACGACGTACCCCAGGTCCGTCAGCACGTGCAGGATGCGGTCGAACTGCCGCACCAGCGAACCGGTCCGCCGCTGGATGTCACGACGCATGCGCTCGGCATCGCGCGCCACCTCGTCGAAGCGGTGCTGCCAGCGTTCGTGGTCGCTGCGGTCGGGACAGTCGTGGCACGGGTGCGCGCGGACGCGGCGCCGGAGCTCCTCGACCTCCTCGGACGGGCCCTGCTGCACCGGCAGCGGGGGCTGCACCTCTAGCGGCGGCTCCACCGATCGCAGCCGCGAGGCGACGACCTCGCGGTACTCCCGCTGCCGGGCGTTGCCGTGGGTCGGCAGTTCGACCCGACCGGCGATCAAGGGTGGTGCGTCGAGTTCGCGCGTCCCGACGCGTTCGAGCCGGCGGTCCTCGGTCACGACCTGCGCGAGCACGTCGCCCCGCTTGGTCTCGCGCAACGTCACGACCGCCGCCAAGCCGCGACGCGGCAGCCACGGCAGCGCCAGCACATCACCCGGGAGGAGGCTCGCGAGTCCCGTCCGGACGGCATCGCCGGCCGTGGCCGCCCGCTCCCGTGCCTCCCGTTTCTCCCGCTGACTCAGCTCGCGACGGAGCGCGGCGTACTCCGTCCAGTCGCCTCGGTCGCACCGCAGGTGCTGGGAGTAGCCACGCATGGCATCGTCGAGACGTGCCAGCTCCTTGCCGGTGCCGGCGACCGCGCGGTCCGCCTGGAACTGCGCGAACGACGCACCGAGCAGGGTCTCGGCGTCCGCGCGCGAGCGGTAGCGCAGCAGGTTGACCGCCATGTTGTACGACGGCTCGAACGACGACCGCAGCGGGTACGTGCGGGTGCCCACCAACCCAGCAACGGTCGGGAAGTCGAGATCGCGCTGGTAGAGCACCACCGCGTGACCGATGTCGTCGATCCCGCGACGCCCCGCCCGACCTGTCAGCTGGGTGTACTCGCCCGGCGTGAGCAGCGCGTGCTGCTCGCCATCCCACTTCTCGAGCCGTTCGATGACCACGGTGCGCGCGGGCATGTTGATCCCGAGGGCCAACGTCTCGGTCGCCACGACGAGCTTGAGCAGGCCGCGCTGGAACGCCACCTCGACCGCCTCCTTGAACGCCGGGACGAGTCCGGCGTGGTGGGCGGCGATACCGTGAAGCAGAGCTTGGCGCCACGCCGAGTAGCCCAGTACGTCGAGGTCGCGTGAGGGGATGTCGGTGGCGACCGCTTCCGCGATGGCGTCGAGCTCCCGCCGCTCCTGCTTGCTGGCCAGCTTGAGGCCCGCCCGGACGAGCTCCTCCACCGCGCCCTCGCACCCAGCGCGGCTGAACACGAACACGATCGCCGGCAGCCAACCGCGCGACCGGAGCTCCTCGACCACCTGCCAGCGAGCCGGCCACCGCAGCCGGGGGCCAGCTCTCACCCGACGGCCCTTGCTGGAGACCCGGTGGCCCCGTCCGGACCGGCGCTCCAGCATCACGACCTCGGGGTTGGGGACGCCGGCGAGTGCCTGGGCGGCTCGTTCCTGCTGCTCGGCCGTCGGTGACTTGCGTCGGCCGGTCGTGAACGTGGGGTAGATGCGGTCGTTGACGAAGTAGTGGTGGCGCAACGGCACGGGGCGACGCTCCTCGATGATCACCTCGCAACCGTCGCGGACGGACGCGAGCCAGTCACCGAACTCCTCGGCGTTGCTGACGGTGGCCGAGAGCGCCGCGACCTGCACGGCCTCGCTCAGTTGGATCAGCACCTCCTCCCACACCGCTCCGCGCTCGCGGTCAGCGAGGTAGTGCACCTCGTCGAGCACCACGTAGCGCAGACCCACGAGCGTCGACGAGCGCTCGTAGAGCATGTTGCGGAGGACCTCGGTGGTCATGACGACCACCGGCGCCTCGCCGTTGATCGAGCGGTCGCCGGTCAACAGCCCGACGTTGGCTGCACCGTGCCGCTCAACGAGGTCGCGGTACTTCTGGTTCGACAGGGCCTTGATCGGCGTCGTGTAGAAGCACTTCCCTCCCCGGTCGATCGCGTACCAGCAAGCGAACTCGCCCACGACGGTCTTGCCGGCGCCGGTCGGGGCGGCGACGAGCACGGATGCACCCCGCAGCAACGCGGAGACCGCCTGCTGCTGGAAGCGGTCCAGCGGGAAGCCGTAGCCCTCCTGGAACCGGGCGACCGCCGACCCGCGATCCTCGTCGGGAGCTGGACTCACGACGCCGCTGGTGACGGTGCCTCGGTGGCGTCGGTCCCGTCGGGCGCGGGCGCGGTGGGAGCCTCGGTGGCGGGGGCGGTCGGAACCGGTTCCGTCGGTATCACCGGAGGTGCGAACCGTTCTGCCGGGTCCTGTGTCGGGCCGGTCACGGGTGGCAGGATCGGAGCGACCGGAGGCGCCCCCGGGTCACCTCCCTGGAGCCCGACGAGGGCTCGCGTCGCCTGATCGAGCATGGCCTCGGCCATCGCGCGCAACCGGGACGCCTCGACGAGCAGCTCGTTGCGTGCCACCCCCTCGTGTGCGGCAGCCGCCCCGAGGACCTCGATCGCCTGGCTCGTCAGCCGCAACGCGTCCAGGTACAGCGCGTGCACCGCCGCCCCCTCAGCCGGCACCTCGACGGCCTCGAGGCGTGTCAGGGCGTCGTTGATGGCCATCGACCACGCCTCGTGGTTGTCGATTATCGGCGTGACGTCGTCGGCCAGGGTGCCCTGCTCCACCAGCCCGGCCACCGCGGGGCGGTCGGCCGTTCCCACCGTCCAGACCGCGTTCCCCTCGTTGGCGATCGGCACGACCTGCTCGGTGATGACCTCAGCCGCTGCTTCGTTCGGCGAGTCGCTGGCCAGCCCAACACCGATACCGAGGCCGATCAGCACGGCGATGACGACGTACGCGAGGATGGCGGGGAGACCACGCCAGGGGGGTCCCGCGGCAGCCCGCCGCTCGGCCCGTTCACGTTTCGCGAAGAGCCGCTCCTGCACGTGGGGGGGGACCCTCCCGGGGCGCGGACCACGGGTGTCGCTCAAGCGCGCTTCCTCCTGCTCCGGTCGATGAGCCAGGCAGCCAGGATAGAGCTCTCGTAGAACAGAGCCATCGGCACGGCCATGAACAGCAGGGTGATGGCGTCCGTGGTGGGCGTCACCAGAGCCGCGACGACGACGTTGAGGACCAGCGCGTACGGCCGGAACCGACGGAGCTGGGTCGCGTTCACGACGCCCACGAGCGCCAGCAAGATCAGCGCGAGCGGCAGCTCGAACACCAGCCCGAACGCGATGGCCGTGGTGAGCAGGAAGGAGATGTAGGCGTCGGCGGTGAGCAGGGGTGCGATGCCCTCGCCGCCGAACCCGAGCAGGATCTCGAGGCCCTTCGGGATGATGAGGTAGGCGAAGGCGATCCCGGCGGCGAACATGACCTGGCTGCCGACCACGAAGGGCAGCGCGTAGCGTCGCTCCCGCGTCGTGAGTCCCGGCGTGATGAAACGCCACAGCTGGTAGAAGATCACCGGACCCGTCACGAACGCTCCGAAGAGCAGCGACACCTTGATGCGTACCGAGAACGGCTCGAGTGCCCGGTTCGCGACCAGAGCAC
The genomic region above belongs to Actinomycetota bacterium and contains:
- the tatC gene encoding twin-arginine translocase subunit TatC; this translates as MTAGQAGTSGEMTLTEHLAELRTRLVRIALALVGGAIVGYVVFPDLLEFLIAPYCDIPSSFRPTGADGGCALVANRALEPFSVRIKVSLLFGAFVTGPVIFYQLWRFITPGLTTRERRYALPFVVGSQVMFAAGIAFAYLIIPKGLEILLGFGGEGIAPLLTADAYISFLLTTAIAFGLVFELPLALILLALVGVVNATQLRRFRPYALVLNVVVAALVTPTTDAITLLFMAVPMALFYESSILAAWLIDRSRRKRA
- a CDS encoding FAD-binding oxidoreductase — protein: MDASLLDDLRARLASDRVSTDATVRSLHAHDWWPRPIMQRRAGTTLPEPEAVVRPRTRDEVVTTLRWSTEHGIGVVPYGAGTGVCGGAMPVPGAVTIDLKGLNRIGELDEVSGTVTVEPGVTGQALEDHLAHRGWTLGHFPSSIQASTIGGFLAVRSAGQASSFYGKLEETVVGLEVVLADGTVVTYAPRPQSAAGPDLVRLFLGGEGTTGIITSATLRIWPRPDVAVDRGLLFPDIPSALGACREFLRTGLRPHVYRLYDEADTALVFGSQGLEVPRFDADRQGCLCIVAAEGTESVAGFVAETARRIMLDHGAHDLGAEPGENWRAHRHDVSYRFADYVKPGGAFGDALMLDTMEVAAVWSRLVPLYESVRAALDQHCDLVLAHFSHVYPEGSSIYFTLGAVNDGDEDRALARYDAAWEAGMQATLEAGGTTTHHHGVGLLRAPWLAQDLGGGGWEVLGRVKRALDPQGLLNPGKLGLGGPV
- a CDS encoding DEAD/DEAH box helicase, with translation MSPAPDEDRGSAVARFQEGYGFPLDRFQQQAVSALLRGASVLVAAPTGAGKTVVGEFACWYAIDRGGKCFYTTPIKALSNQKYRDLVERHGAANVGLLTGDRSINGEAPVVVMTTEVLRNMLYERSSTLVGLRYVVLDEVHYLADRERGAVWEEVLIQLSEAVQVAALSATVSNAEEFGDWLASVRDGCEVIIEERRPVPLRHHYFVNDRIYPTFTTGRRKSPTAEQQERAAQALAGVPNPEVVMLERRSGRGHRVSSKGRRVRAGPRLRWPARWQVVEELRSRGWLPAIVFVFSRAGCEGAVEELVRAGLKLASKQERRELDAIAEAVATDIPSRDLDVLGYSAWRQALLHGIAAHHAGLVPAFKEAVEVAFQRGLLKLVVATETLALGINMPARTVVIERLEKWDGEQHALLTPGEYTQLTGRAGRRGIDDIGHAVVLYQRDLDFPTVAGLVGTRTYPLRSSFEPSYNMAVNLLRYRSRADAETLLGASFAQFQADRAVAGTGKELARLDDAMRGYSQHLRCDRGDWTEYAALRRELSQREKREARERAATAGDAVRTGLASLLPGDVLALPWLPRRGLAAVVTLRETKRGDVLAQVVTEDRRLERVGTRELDAPPLIAGRVELPTHGNARQREYREVVASRLRSVEPPLEVQPPLPVQQGPSEEVEELRRRVRAHPCHDCPDRSDHERWQHRFDEVARDAERMRRDIQRRTGSLVRQFDRILHVLTDLGYVVDEQPTEVGTTLAGIYAEADLCIAESVRRGVLDGLGAAELAGVAAFFAYEPRGGEATPDPEIPTAGLSSALNEIEGLADHLRRRERQADLEPLRDLDAGFVAPAYRWANGAGLDDALGSLELSGGDFVRVTKQVADLVGQLRDVTTEETSTRARHAVDALRRGIVEA